The Actinomycetota bacterium genome contains the following window.
ACGAAGTATGCTTTTCGCATCATTAGGCGCTTCAACCATACTTGAGATTGATCCTGACAATCAGCCAGCAACGCGATTGCTTCGATCGACTACTGATCGAATAGACGCCCTGAGCCAAAGTGCTACACCACAGGAAAATTGGCCCTGGCCAGAACCGCGTTTGACATATGCCAATGCGATTTTGCCTGAAGTCTTAATTTTGGCAGGAACTCATTTGGACAATTCGGCTTATTTGACATTGGGTATTGAGTTGCTCAGCTGGCTGCTCAAAATTGAATCAGCAGCTTCACATTTTTCGGTAACGCCAACAAACGGCTACGGACCAACCGAACAACGAAGTACCTTTGATCAGCAGCCTATTGAAATTGCCGCACTAGTTGATGCCTGTAGTTCCGCTTACAAAGTGACTAACGACCCGGTGTGGTTGGCTTATATTGCCCGAGGTGCAAACTGGTTTTCTGGGTCAAATGATTCAAAAACCATGATGTACGACCCGCTAACTGGCGCTGGCTTTGATGGCCTTACTGCTACTGGGCGTAACCATAACCGTGGAGCCGAATCGACAATTGCCTACCTATCC
Protein-coding sequences here:
- a CDS encoding glycosyltransferase, with translation MALNYSHLISLTDTVGIFEHAKYNKARLDHGYCVDDVARALLLIERNQPDDSIVLNLRHIYFDFLRQAQSPDGAFINRRDIAGNWNGEPEVSDHWGRALWALGAAFAYDQDRDIAYEALQRFELGVQNRSAHLRSMLFASLGASTILEIDPDNQPATRLLRSTTDRIDALSQSATPQENWPWPEPRLTYANAILPEVLILAGTHLDNSAYLTLGIELLSWLLKIESAASHFSVTPTNGYGPTEQRSTFDQQPIEIAALVDACSSAYKVTNDPVWLAYIARGANWFSGSNDSKTMMYDPLTGAGFDGLTATGRNHNRGAESTIAYLSVMDQYQRQLMRQHVFS